One Streptomyces sp. V4I8 genomic window carries:
- a CDS encoding IS701 family transposase, translated as MGGDLAGVRLWAGELGALHERFVHRFNREEPRQSALAYMRGLVAPLERKNGWTLAEEAGHTGPDRIHRLLNRIEWDADEVLDDVRDYVVEHLADREAVLIVDDTGFLKKGVRSAGVQRQYSGTAGRTENCQIGVFLAYATGRGRTLIDRRLYLPTSWTDDRERCRRAGIDDSVAFETKVAMAKAMVRRAIADRIPFGWVTADAAYGFSKGWRFELEQADVFHVMATTRHDTVVTRWSIDHPVHDLFPGLPRQKWKRRSCGEGAHGRRIFDWARVEVRPWHREDRRHWVLARRSVSRPEEISYYIAYCPADTTLDELIRIAGSRWAVEECFQTAKQECGLDDYQVRRYPGWHRHMTLAMAAHACLTVLRARQLDTDKAETDPPSSSTSASPRSDA; from the coding sequence ATGGGTGGGGACCTTGCTGGTGTCAGGTTGTGGGCGGGGGAACTGGGTGCTCTGCATGAGCGGTTCGTGCACCGGTTCAACCGGGAGGAGCCGCGTCAGTCGGCGCTGGCTTACATGCGTGGGCTGGTTGCGCCGCTGGAGCGGAAGAACGGCTGGACGCTGGCGGAGGAGGCCGGGCATACGGGTCCCGATCGCATCCACCGGCTGCTGAACCGGATCGAGTGGGACGCCGACGAGGTCCTGGACGACGTACGCGACTACGTCGTGGAACACCTCGCAGACCGCGAGGCCGTCCTGATCGTCGATGACACCGGCTTTCTGAAGAAGGGCGTCCGTTCGGCCGGGGTGCAAAGGCAGTACTCCGGAACGGCCGGCCGCACCGAGAACTGCCAGATCGGTGTGTTCCTCGCCTACGCCACCGGCCGTGGACGCACTCTGATCGACCGCCGTCTGTATCTGCCCACCTCCTGGACGGATGACCGGGAACGGTGCCGGCGGGCGGGCATCGACGACAGTGTCGCCTTCGAGACGAAGGTGGCCATGGCCAAGGCGATGGTCCGCCGGGCCATCGCCGACCGTATCCCGTTCGGCTGGGTGACGGCGGACGCCGCCTACGGCTTCAGCAAGGGCTGGCGGTTCGAGCTGGAACAGGCGGATGTCTTCCACGTCATGGCCACCACCCGGCACGACACCGTCGTCACCCGCTGGTCCATCGACCACCCCGTCCACGACCTGTTTCCCGGCCTGCCGCGGCAGAAATGGAAACGCCGTTCCTGCGGTGAAGGAGCCCACGGCCGGCGGATCTTCGACTGGGCCCGCGTCGAGGTGCGGCCCTGGCACCGCGAGGACCGCCGGCACTGGGTCCTCGCCCGCCGAAGCGTGAGCAGGCCCGAGGAGATCTCCTACTACATCGCCTACTGTCCCGCCGACACGACGCTGGACGAGCTGATCCGCATCGCGGGCAGCCGCTGGGCAGTCGAGGAATGCTTCCAGACCGCGAAGCAGGAGTGCGGCCTGGACGACTACCAGGTCCGCCGCTACCCGGGCTGGCACCGCCACATGACCCTGGCCATGGCCGCCCACGCCTGTCTGACTGTCCTGCGGGCCCGCCAGCTCGACACGGACAAAGCAGAAACGGATCCTCCCAGCTCATCCACCTCAGCCTCGCCGAGATCCGACGCCTGA